A genome region from Etheostoma cragini isolate CJK2018 chromosome 4, CSU_Ecrag_1.0, whole genome shotgun sequence includes the following:
- the miip gene encoding migration and invasion-inhibitory protein isoform X2 yields MSTTDRMHILRERNKALLNQLKQQREKLERLRGCSQSRKREREDEAEARRDQAEILILTGGDRGPARAALSKPTVRFADTCEGQTGLQGTIPLPFLTSKHRGEAVEHTTPSGLLKDSNGHTLVHSRLQDTGTVSTKSCLVNNSKEQREVRRHVTFQSEECEERSASDRHRLQPLLGYDWIAGVLDAEDSLIERSDEFFNDLRMFRSLNKDKCVYSPQAEFPEENHSVLLTDKDGPDANTNTHQCTFSYRINSRLFPVPLHSQECCPVCKENKSSHPHTTAEPALIRVSIPRSTLLPPYKYKAHRRCSFDPSDSLGLPSHCLSGWSNTGQITLPPPSSLDLRSILNMKNSTGSHNKELENSSAHKVSSNQISDPISDVSRLAPHNFQHFSSKRKLGSTFYPLC; encoded by the exons atgtcaaccacGGACCGAATGCATATTTTACGAGAGCGTAACAAAGCTTTGTTGAACCAACTtaagcagcagagagaaaaactggAGCGGCTCCGCGGCTGCAGTCAGAGCcgcaagagggagagagaggacgaGGCAGAGGCTAGGAGAGACCAAGCAGAGATCCTGATCCTGACTGGTGGAGACAGAGGTCCTGCCCGGGCCGCCCTCTCCAAACCTACCGTGAGATTTGCGG ACACATGTGAAGGACAGACAGGCCTCCAGGGCACTATTCCATTACCATTTTTGACCTCCAAACACAGAGGAGAGGCTGTTGAACATACAACACCATCGGGCCTTTTAAAAGATAGCAACGGACATACTCTTGTCCACAGCAGGTTGCAGGACACGGGTACAGTCAGCACCAAGTCCTGTCTAGTAAATAACAGCAAAGAACAG aggGAGGTGCGGCGTCATGTCACATTTCAGTCTGAAGAATGTGAAGAGAGATCTGCCTCAGACAGGCATCGTTTGCAGCCTTTACTTGGGTATGACTGGATAGCAG GAGTCTTGGATGCTGAGGACTCCTTGATAGAGCGCTCTGATGAGTTCTTCAATGACCTGCGCATGTTTCGATCCTTAAATAAAGACAAGTGTGTCTACAGCCCACAAGCGGA ATTTCCTGAGGAGAACCATTCAGTCCTGCTAACAGATAAGGATGGTCCAGATGCTAACACAAATACTCATCAAT GTACGTTCTCTTACAGGATTAACAGCAGACTGTTCCCCGTTCCACTTCACTCTCAAGAGTGCTGCCCGgtgtgcaaagaaaacaaatcctcGCACCCTCACACTACTGCTGAACCGGCTCTCATCAG ggTCAGCATCCCTCGCTCCACCCTCCTTCCTCCTTACAAGTACAAGGCTCATCGGCGGTGCAGTTTCGACCCTTCTGATAGTTTGGGCTTACCATCG CACTGTCTTTCCGGCTGGTCGAACACAGGTCAGATAACACTGCCGCCACCCAGCAGCCTCGATCTGCGGAGCATTCTGAACATGAAGAACTCCACTGGGTCACACAACAAGGAACTGGAG aATTCCTCTGCACACAAAGTGTCCAGCAACCAGATCTCTGACCCAATCTCAGATGTGTCTCGCTTGGCTCCTCACAACTTTCAACACTTCTCCTCCAAAAGAAAACTAGGAAGCACATTTTACCCTTTGTGCTAA
- the miip gene encoding migration and invasion-inhibitory protein isoform X1: MSTTDRMHILRERNKALLNQLKQQREKLERLRGCSQSRKREREDEAEARRDQAEILILTGGDRGPARAALSKPTVRFAADTCEGQTGLQGTIPLPFLTSKHRGEAVEHTTPSGLLKDSNGHTLVHSRLQDTGTVSTKSCLVNNSKEQREVRRHVTFQSEECEERSASDRHRLQPLLGYDWIAGVLDAEDSLIERSDEFFNDLRMFRSLNKDKCVYSPQAEFPEENHSVLLTDKDGPDANTNTHQCTFSYRINSRLFPVPLHSQECCPVCKENKSSHPHTTAEPALIRVSIPRSTLLPPYKYKAHRRCSFDPSDSLGLPSHCLSGWSNTGQITLPPPSSLDLRSILNMKNSTGSHNKELENSSAHKVSSNQISDPISDVSRLAPHNFQHFSSKRKLGSTFYPLC; this comes from the exons atgtcaaccacGGACCGAATGCATATTTTACGAGAGCGTAACAAAGCTTTGTTGAACCAACTtaagcagcagagagaaaaactggAGCGGCTCCGCGGCTGCAGTCAGAGCcgcaagagggagagagaggacgaGGCAGAGGCTAGGAGAGACCAAGCAGAGATCCTGATCCTGACTGGTGGAGACAGAGGTCCTGCCCGGGCCGCCCTCTCCAAACCTACCGTGAGATTTGCGG CAGACACATGTGAAGGACAGACAGGCCTCCAGGGCACTATTCCATTACCATTTTTGACCTCCAAACACAGAGGAGAGGCTGTTGAACATACAACACCATCGGGCCTTTTAAAAGATAGCAACGGACATACTCTTGTCCACAGCAGGTTGCAGGACACGGGTACAGTCAGCACCAAGTCCTGTCTAGTAAATAACAGCAAAGAACAG aggGAGGTGCGGCGTCATGTCACATTTCAGTCTGAAGAATGTGAAGAGAGATCTGCCTCAGACAGGCATCGTTTGCAGCCTTTACTTGGGTATGACTGGATAGCAG GAGTCTTGGATGCTGAGGACTCCTTGATAGAGCGCTCTGATGAGTTCTTCAATGACCTGCGCATGTTTCGATCCTTAAATAAAGACAAGTGTGTCTACAGCCCACAAGCGGA ATTTCCTGAGGAGAACCATTCAGTCCTGCTAACAGATAAGGATGGTCCAGATGCTAACACAAATACTCATCAAT GTACGTTCTCTTACAGGATTAACAGCAGACTGTTCCCCGTTCCACTTCACTCTCAAGAGTGCTGCCCGgtgtgcaaagaaaacaaatcctcGCACCCTCACACTACTGCTGAACCGGCTCTCATCAG ggTCAGCATCCCTCGCTCCACCCTCCTTCCTCCTTACAAGTACAAGGCTCATCGGCGGTGCAGTTTCGACCCTTCTGATAGTTTGGGCTTACCATCG CACTGTCTTTCCGGCTGGTCGAACACAGGTCAGATAACACTGCCGCCACCCAGCAGCCTCGATCTGCGGAGCATTCTGAACATGAAGAACTCCACTGGGTCACACAACAAGGAACTGGAG aATTCCTCTGCACACAAAGTGTCCAGCAACCAGATCTCTGACCCAATCTCAGATGTGTCTCGCTTGGCTCCTCACAACTTTCAACACTTCTCCTCCAAAAGAAAACTAGGAAGCACATTTTACCCTTTGTGCTAA